In a single window of the Cydia splendana chromosome 20, ilCydSple1.2, whole genome shotgun sequence genome:
- the LOC134800608 gene encoding uncharacterized protein LOC134800608 — MWYFKSFKSQSPIMASEDLRRLRAARSYTKASITRLFNFSNNENDVGLSAISDLQTKRARIEELFKDYEQCNKEILALDEADAEDVEDYEAKYYNILTILNEAIKYKSSSSDAPSSDAPASSCKKAKLPTIKIETFTGKYREYTGFINLFKAIIHNDRSIDNVQKLYYLRSFLANEPFDLIKNLPLAEGSYEEALKLLEERYNHKFKIVNEHINALLDINALVKSSPANLRQFVSCIKQSLSALKNLNVSTDNWNPIILAILYRKLDTYTSRAYQLERDDTEEPTVTEFLLYLEKRALALENAEASPTPGKSHHKAVVNVTATASPACSYCKSNHRLFDCSKFKMLTSSERIAFSKNNDLCSVCLNKHNGKCRFHFRCSTCKEAHNTLLHPDSANQPQVSLISNLGHNGVLLPTDRVKLYSRTGSEVHVKALLDCCSQSSLATTKLINVLGLTPSKDNSNIIGAGGKSTDTQYSIPLDVYSLTMPYRVTANCNVMEKITCQLPQNAIKLDAINIPDGITLSDADFHQPSEINLLLGADIFFQVLLLEPVPGQQERSAQPVEDPASPHPTVVNTKFGYIIGGGLPRQQTSDKSKNESSVCKTADGFFAT; from the exons ATGTGGTACTTTAAGTCCTTTAAGTCGCAATCACCAATAATGGCATCTGAAGACTTGAGGAGGTTGCGAGCTGCACGAAGTTACACCAAGGCCTCAATCACTCGTCTCTTCAACTTTAGCAATAATGAGAATGATGTTGGCCTTAGTGCAATTTCTGACTTGCAAACGAAGCGCGCCAGGATAGAAGAGTTATTCAAAGATTACGAGCAATGTAATAAGGAGATTTTAGCCTTAGACGAAGCTGATGCGGAGGATGTGGAGGACTATGAGGCAAAGTACTACAACATTCTCACTATCCTCAATGAGGCTATAAAATACAAGTCGTCCTCGTCTGATGCGCCCTCGTCTGACGCTCCCGCGTCTTCCTGCAAAAAGGCTAAACTGCCTACTATAAAAATTGAAACTTTCACTGGTAAGTATCGTGAATATACAGGTTTTATTAACTTGTTTAAGGCAATAATACACAACGATAGATCAATTGATAATGTCCAAAAATTGTACTATTTGCGCTCATTTCTCGCAAATGAACCCTTTGACTTGATTAAGAACCTGCCTCTAGCTGAAGGCAGCTACGAGGAGGCTCTTAAGCTTTTAGAGGAGAGGTATAACCATAagttcaaaattgtaaatgaacaCATTAATGCCTTGCTTGATATAAATGCCTTGGTCAAATCTAGCCCTGCAAATTTAAGACAGTTTGTGTCATGCATCAAACAATCTTTATCTGCATTAAAGaatttaaatgtaagtacaGATAATTGGAATCCTATTATATTGGCTATTTTGTACCGTAAATTAGACACCTACACGTCACGGGCATACCAATTGGAGCGTGATGACACTGAGGAGCCCACAGTTACCGAGTTCCTGCTGTACTTGGAGAAACGCGCCTTGGCACTGGAGAATGCTGAGGCGTCGCCCACACCGGGGAAGTCTCACCACAAGGCAGTGGTAAATGTGACAGCGACCGCCTCGCCTGCCTGCAGTTATTGTAAGTCTAATCACCGACTATTTGACTGTAGCAAATTTAAAATGCTTACTAGTAGTGAAAGGATAGCTTTCAGCAAAAATAATGACCTATGCTCTGTCTGTCTAAACAAACACAATGGAAAGTGCCGCTTTCATTTCCGGTGCAGTACTTGCAAAGAGGCTCATAATACCTTACTGCATCCGGACTCGGCTAACCAACCCCAAGTTTCTTTAATATCAAATTTGGGGCATAATGGGGTACTATTGCCCACAGACAGAGTGAAGTTATATTCACGGACAGGTAGTGAGGTTCATGTGAAAGCTCTTTTAGATTGTTGTTCACAAAGCTCTTTAGCCACcactaaattaataaatgttttagGATTGACCCCAAGCAAGGACAACAGCAACATAATTGGTGCTGGAGGAAAAAGTACTGATACACAGTATTCTATACCTTTAGATGTGTATTCTTTGACCATGCCTTACCGAGTCACTGCGAATTGCAATGTAATGGAAAAAATTACATGCCAGCTGCCACAAAATGCGATCAAATTGGACGCTATTAATATACCTGATGGGATCACTCTGTCTGATGCTGATTTCCATCAGCCGTCTGAGATCAATTTACTTCTAGGTGCTGACATATTTTTCCAGGTCCTCCTTCTGGAGCCAGTTCCGGGTCAGCAGGAGCGGTCTGCGCAGCCTGTTGAAGACCCAGCCAGTCCACATCCGACGGTTGTAAATACAAAGTTTGGCTACATCATAGGTGGGGGTTTACCACGACAACAAACCAGTGACAAAAGTAAG AATGAAAGCTCAGTGTGCAAAACAGCTGATGGGTTCTTTGCCACCTGA